In a single window of the Methanolobus psychrophilus R15 genome:
- a CDS encoding AMMECR1 domain-containing protein produces MEEKVTLLTEEGKTAVGLARDTIETYLRTGEMIDGSEIQLPAIFDEPRGVFVTLTKKGELRGCIGHPYADSALKYAITDSAISAGFRDPRFPPVRIDEMTNVTVEVTVLTQPERMDVPPKDLPSSIKIGRHGLIIKSGYRQGLLLPQVAPENEMDEVEFLSHTCLKAGLSPDAWVTGAEVYCFEGQIFTEKEPNGEVVEKDILEKACLRE; encoded by the coding sequence ATGGAAGAGAAGGTAACATTACTTACGGAAGAAGGTAAGACGGCTGTAGGGTTGGCGAGGGACACCATAGAGACTTATTTGCGGACCGGCGAGATGATCGACGGATCGGAGATACAGCTTCCCGCTATATTTGATGAGCCCAGGGGGGTATTCGTGACCCTGACTAAAAAAGGCGAACTGAGAGGGTGCATAGGTCATCCTTATGCGGATTCGGCCCTGAAATATGCAATAACGGATTCTGCCATTTCGGCCGGATTCAGGGATCCCAGGTTCCCGCCGGTACGCATAGATGAGATGACAAACGTCACTGTGGAGGTTACGGTTCTCACTCAGCCTGAGCGTATGGATGTTCCCCCCAAAGACCTTCCATCCTCAATAAAGATAGGCAGGCATGGTCTGATCATCAAGAGCGGCTACAGGCAGGGCCTGCTTCTTCCTCAGGTAGCACCGGAGAATGAGATGGATGAAGTGGAGTTCCTGAGTCACACCTGCCTCAAGGCGGGTCTGTCCCCAGATGCCTGGGTCACAGGTGCCGAAGTTTACTGTTTCGAAGGCCAGATATTCACAGAAAAGGAACCTAATGGGGAAGTCGTGGAAAAGGACATTCTGGAGAAGGCCTGCTTGAGGGAATAA
- a CDS encoding Sodium-dependent transporter, protein MLKRFTTLFPLWAVMLSAVALFYPELFLPYRNTIPMLLGVVMFAMGMTLSVRDFMLVLKRPKVIVIGTAMQYTFMPLAGFALSGLFGLSPELTAGFVLLGCCPGGTASNVICYLAKGDVALSILLTSVSTLIAFVMTPLLTWLYIGQTISVDMYGMVISILQIVVVPVALGIGLNAILGSRTERIRPALPALSVITIVVVIAIIMALNKDTVMSAGILVMSVVVMHNLIGLASGYGFSRMLGLSEIESRTIAFEVGMQNSGLSVALAIKHFSAIAALPGALFSIWHNISGSFLASYWNRKKI, encoded by the coding sequence CGTTATGGGCCGTAATGCTCTCAGCTGTTGCACTCTTCTATCCGGAGTTATTCCTTCCCTACCGCAATACCATCCCCATGCTTCTGGGTGTTGTGATGTTTGCGATGGGTATGACCCTTTCAGTAAGAGATTTCATGCTGGTTCTAAAAAGGCCGAAGGTGATTGTTATCGGAACTGCAATGCAGTATACATTTATGCCCTTGGCAGGTTTTGCTCTTTCCGGACTCTTTGGTCTTTCCCCGGAACTTACGGCAGGCTTTGTATTACTTGGATGCTGCCCCGGCGGCACAGCCTCCAATGTGATCTGCTACCTTGCCAAAGGAGATGTCGCGCTTTCCATTCTGCTGACATCCGTATCGACGCTGATAGCCTTTGTAATGACCCCCTTGCTCACATGGCTGTACATCGGCCAGACGATCAGTGTCGATATGTATGGCATGGTCATCAGCATCCTGCAGATAGTGGTGGTACCTGTTGCCCTGGGAATCGGGCTTAATGCTATCCTGGGTTCCCGCACAGAACGCATCCGGCCTGCTTTACCTGCACTTTCTGTAATTACGATCGTAGTCGTAATAGCTATCATAATGGCATTGAACAAGGATACCGTCATGTCTGCAGGAATATTAGTGATGAGTGTGGTGGTGATGCATAACCTCATAGGGCTTGCAAGCGGCTATGGATTCTCCCGAATGCTGGGTCTAAGCGAAATAGAATCAAGGACAATTGCTTTTGAGGTCGGGATGCAGAACTCGGGCCTGAGCGTTGCCCTTGCGATCAAGCATTTCTCAGCCATAGCTGCCCTTCCAGGAGCACTTTTCAGTATATGGCATAACATCTCCGGCTCTTTCCTGGCTTCATATTGGAACAGAAAGAAGATATGA